From a single Paramormyrops kingsleyae isolate MSU_618 chromosome 14, PKINGS_0.4, whole genome shotgun sequence genomic region:
- the LOC111842177 gene encoding SR-related and CTD-associated factor 8 codes for MEAVKAFNGELYSLNEYKPPISKAKMTQITKSAIKAIKFYKHVVQSVEKFIQKCKPEYKVPGLYVIDSIVRQSRHQFGQEKDVFAPRFSKNIIGTFQNLYRCPSDDKSKIVRVLNLWQKNNVFKSDIIQPLLDMAVGLPPLSVTPVTASSAATVNNTTPGTPATPATPANIVQSLPDWASQISNTDTVAAVAQILQSPQGQQLQQLVQSLQLQQQKPQPSLLQALDAGLVVQLQALTAQLTAAAAANTFNPLEQRVSSFNKKLLGQFDFGNDSERPEESKKDTSSQLPMVPESINSSLFHQLAEQLQQQNLEQFQKQLLDQQHQQQKTLSMEGQEAIFGTESSATPSQNSSQQQLQEADAKLDDSIDNQQQDMDLDEGQDTVDGEIFESEEKAVSTRSRTRSRSRSRSPRKRRSRSRSGSRKRKHRKRSRSRSRERKRKSSRSYSSERRAREREKERQKKGLPPIRSKTLSVCSTTLWVGQVDKKATQQDLTNLFEEFGQIESINMIPPRGCAYICMVHRQDAFRARQKLSTGSYKIGSKVIKIAWALNKGVKQEYKQFWDVDLGVTYIPWEKVKLDDLDGFAEGGIIDQETVNSEWEAARNAEPVKESTSQAAVSADPGSSGSQQTEAFSQPVTMMPVQIPVAQGVPTVGLVPPSFPVSMAMPPPGFGPPPPFLRAGFNTSQPPPGFMPPPVVPQTTVGPGIPSVPTSLVQPSMSATQENTKDSPFGAMIPPVSSIPGSFIPPAVPGSGVFNPVAVPPQPSASEKPTQAADGRDAAVDIALQGMQTVRSGMGLLGMHPSASLSHPLHQAGLAGQRMPGLLPLDLRPGLLQGAGAGTGSRFPLLMQPGVMPQASGVGSGPTMEPSPQQQPPSRAPFPHVDPFSRAEGSFGRPSNQPGDSLPKPEDEAPRGADRAQQEGDQDYRFPPPEKQPAGPPRTPAEPREGTGRPPLLESRDTLRRPPGEGREAGMGRREPLGAFRPDSRWGPPRGDFDERDLRGPPAGGPRGFQEERPNGGATFTNRFESRGGGPGWSRGGAAFEPDVHQDFDDRRRPWERQRDRDDRDFDFRRDVNGGRLSRERDREREHDRDRGRDRNRDRDRDRERDRDRPRERDGETWAPAASLSATPSVPETGKQLWVNGGKTEAAPPPELAAAPSQAVPEKAPNEPDPPEQQAAHMDVDSEQSEPKQQAEKQPVVESTETEGT; via the exons TTTTATAAGCATGTTGTGCAGAGTGTGGAGAAGTTCATTCAGAAA TGCAAACCGGAGTACAAGGTCCCCGGCTTGTACGTTATCGACTCCATAGTGAGGCAGTCACGGCACCAGTTCGGTCAAGAGAAAGACGTGTTTGCACCACGCTTCAGCAAGAACATCATAGGAACCTTCCAGAACTTGTATCGATGCCCGTCTGATGACAAG agTAAGATCGTGAGAGTGCTGAACCTCTGGCAGAAGAACAACGTCTTCAAGAGCGACATCATCCAGCCCCTGCTGGACATGGCGGTGGGGCTGCCCCCGCTCAGCGTGACGCCCGTCACGGCCAGCAGTGCAGCCACCGTCAACAACACTACCCCAG GGACCCCAGCCACTCCCGCCACCCCCGCCAACATTGTGCAGAGCTTGCCTGACTGGGCGTCGCAGATCTCAAACACGGACACCGTGGCTGCAGTGGCCCAGATCCTGCAGTCTCCGCAGGGGCAGCAG ctgcagcagctggtgcaAAGCCTGCAACTGCAGCAGCAGAAGCCCCAGCCCTCGCTCCTGCAGGCCCTGGATGCAGGCCTAGTGGTGCAGCTGCAGGCCCTCACGGCGCAGCTCACAGCGGCCGCCGCAGCCAACACCTTCAACCCGCTGGAGCAGAGGGTGTCGTCCTTCAACAAG AAACTCCTTGGTCAGTTTGACTTTGGAAACGATTCTGAGCGTCCCGAAGAGTCCAAGAAGGACACATCGTCTCAGCT GCCGATGGTCCCAGAGTCCATCAACAGCTCCCTCTTCCACCAGCTGGCCGAACAGCTGCAGCAGCAAAACTTGGAGCAGTTCCAGAAGCAGTTGCTggaccagcagcaccagcagcagaaG ACCTTGTCCATGGAAGGACAGGAGGCCATATTTGGCACTGAGAGCTCGGCCACGCCCTCCCAGAACAGCAGCCAGCAGCAACTGCAGGAGGCCGACGCTAAACTGGACGACTCCATCGACAACCAGCAGCAG GACATGGACCTGGACGAAGGGCAGGACACGGTGGACGGGGAGATCTTTGAATCTGAGGAGAAGGCCGTGAGCACAAGGTCCAGGACGCGGTCGAGATCCCGCTCCAG GTCACCGCGAAAGCGTAGGTCGAGGTCACGTTCGGGCTCGCGGAAACGCAAGCACCGCAAGCGGTCACGCTCACGCTCCcgggagaggaagaggaagtcGTCCCGCTCATACTCCAGCGAGCGAAGGGCCAGGGAGCGCGAGAAGGAGCGGCAGAAGAAGGGGCTGCCGCCCATACGCTCCAAGACGCTCAGCG TATGCAGTACGACGCTGTGGGTGGGGCAAGTTGATAAGAAGGCTACTCAGCAAGACCTCACCAACCTGTTTGAAGAATTCGGCCAGATTGAGTCTATCAAT ATGATACCCCCTAGAGGCTGTGCCTACATCTGCATGGTCCACAGGCAGGATGCCTTCCGTGCGCGACAGAAGCTCAGCACCGGCTCCTACAAGATCGGCTCTAAAGTCATCAAG ATCGCCTGGGCTCTGAACAAAGGGGTGAAGCAGGAGTACAAGCAGTTCTGGGATGTGGACCTGGGCGTGACCTACATCCCCTGGGAGAAAGTGAAGCTCGACGACCTGGACGGCTTCGCCGAGGGCGGCATCATCGACCAGGAGACCGTCAACAGCG AGTGGGAGGCGGCCCGCAATGCAGAGCCGGTCAAGGAGTCCACCAGCCAAGCCGCGGTGAGCGCCGACCCCGGCAGCTCTGGCAGCCAGCAGACGGAGGCCTTCTCGCAGCCTGTCACCATGATGCCTGTGCAG ATTCCAGtagcccagggtgtccccacaGTGGGTCTGGTGCCCCCGTCCTTCCCAGTCTCAATGGCGATGCCCCCCCCAGGCTTTGGCCCACCGCCCCCCTTCCTGAGAGCAGGGTTCAACACCTCGCAGCCCCCACCCG GTTTCATGCCACCGCCTGTGGTTCCCCAGACGACGGTGGGACCCGGGATCCCATCTGTCCCCACGT CTCTGGTCCAGCCCTCCATGTCAGCCACACAGGAGAACACGAAGGACTCGCCCTTCGGGGCCATGATTCCCCCCGTCAGCAGCATCCCAGGCAGCTTCATCCCCCCAGCCGTTCCGGGCTCTGGGGTCTTCAACCCCGTGGCAGTGCCCCCTCAGCCGTCGGCAAGCGAGAAGCCCACGCAGGCGGCGGACGGGAGGGATGCCGCCGTGGACATAGCGCTGCAGG GGATGCAGACGGTGCGGAGCGGCATGGGTCTCCTGGGCATGCACCCCTCGGCCTCCCTGAGCCACCCCCTGCACCAGGCGGGCCTGGCTGGCCAGAGGATGCCTGGACTGCTGCCCCTCGACCTCCGTCCTGGGTTACTCCAGGGAGCCGGGGCTGGTACCGGAAGCAGGTTCCCCCTCCTCATGCAACCAGGAGTGATGCCTCAAGCCAGTGGTGTGGGGTCCGGCCCAACAATGGAACCCAGCCCACAGCAGCAGCCCCCATCCCGTGCCCCCTTCCCCCACGTCGACCCCTTCAGTCGGGCCGAGGGCTCCTTTGGGAGGCCGTCGAATCAGCCCGGCGACAGCCTGCCAAAGCCTGAAGATGAGGCCCCTCGTGGTGCAGACCGTGCCCAGCAGGAGGGAGACCAGGACTACCGCTTTCCTCCTCCAGAAAAGCAGCCTGCTGGCCCACCCCGAACCCCAGCGGAGCCCAGGGAGGGAACTGGAAGACCACCATTGCTAGAGTCCCGGGACACATTGCGCCGGCCTCCGGGGGAAGGCAGAGAGGCTGGAATGGGCAGGAGGGAGCCCCTAGGCGCCTTCAGACCCGACAGCCGCTGGGGTCCTCCCAGGGGGGACTTTGATGAACGAGACCTGCGAGGACCACCAGCTGGGGGCCCCCGAGGTTTTCAGGAGGAGCGGCCAAACGGGGGAGCCACCTTCACCAACCGCTTCGAGAGCCGAGGAGGGGGGCCTGGCTGGAGTCGCGGCGGAGCGGCGTTCGAGCCTGATGTGCACCAGGACTTTGATGATCGCCGCAGGCCCTGGGAGCGGCAGAGGGACCGTGACGACCGGGACTTTGATTTCCGCAGAGATGTCAATGGGGGTCGGCTGAGCCGCGagcgagacagagagagggagcatGACCGCGAccgtgggcgtgacagaaaCCGTGACAGGGATCGGGATCGCGAGCGGGACCGCGACCGGCCCCGGGAGCGCGATGGTGAGACCTGGGCTCCCGCGGCGTCCCTTTCTGCCACGCCATCCGTGCCGGAGACTGGCAAACAGCTGTGGGTGAACGGCGGGAAGACTGAGGCGGCGCCCCCACCGGAGCTCGCAGCGGCGCCGTCGCAGGCCGTCCCTGAGAAAGCCCCCAACGAGCCAGACCCCCCCGAGCAGCAGGCCGCCCACATGGATGTAGACAGTGAACAGAGCGAGCCGAAGCAGCAAGCTGAGAAACAGCCAGTGGTAGAGAGCACAGAGACTGAGGGGACATAA